A region of the Kribbella sp. NBC_01245 genome:
CGCACGAGCTCGCCTTGCAGTACATCGATGCGCGCGATCTCGCCGGCTGGACGCTGGACCAGGCCGAGCGCGGCAACGGCGGCGCGTACAACCTGGTGAGTCCGCCGGGATTCACGACGATGGGGCAACTACTCGAGACCTGCGTCGAGGTGACCGGCTCGGATGCCGACCTGCGCTGGACCGAGCCGGAGCGGATCCTTGCCGCGGGCATCGAAGGCTGGACCCAACTGCCGATCTGGGCCGAACCCGGCACGAGCTACGACGCCTTGCACCATGCGGATGTCTCGAAGGCCGTCGCGGCGGGCCTGGTCAACCGGCCGGTCGAAGACACCGTCCGCGATACCTGGACCTGGATGCAAGGGCCGGACGGGCAAATGGCCCGGACCGTACGGTCAGCGACCGGGCTCGATCCGGAGATCGAGGCAACGTTCCTGAAAGCCCAGCCCCAAGGACCGTCTTAACGTTCATTTGACCCCACGCGGTCGCCCGATATGGCACCGTAGTCGCACACGGCCCGTCCTCATCGAGCCCACCTCCCCCCGGGGCCCGAGGACGGGCCGTTCCCTGTCCAGGCGGCAGAATCCGGCGACTTCCGGACAGTGGTCGGCCCCGAACGCTGTTGCCTCAACGCCGGGGCCTGGGGAGGGCGACGCTCGAGCGGGCACCCTCTCGTGTGCGCCCAGTGCCCGCTCCCCGGCCTTTCATGCGCCTTGGTCGCAATAACCACGAAGGCTTTTCAGGCGGAAAGGTTGGCCAGCGCCCAGCGGGCCCAATCCAGCGTGGCGGTGTGCTGGCGCAGGCCGAACTCCGCCGCCAGCCGCCCGAACCACAGCCCTTCCTCCCCGCACCGAGCGTCCTGAGCGCGCACGACCTCGGTCAATTCGGCCAATTCCCGCTCAGCCTCGATTGCGGTCTGCTCCAGTAACACCCGCGCCTCGGCGGCCGGCAGCGTCGACAGCAGGAACATCCGCAGCACCTCTTCGTTGCGGACGTTCTTGTGCACCGGCGGATTCCGCAGCCACTCGCGCAACTCCTCCCGCCCCGGCTCGGTGATCGCATACGTACGCCGCCCGCGGGCGCCCTCGTCCACCACCGCGACCAGGCCGTCGTCCGCGAGCCGGGTGAGCTCCGGATAGATCTGGCTGTGCTTGGCATGCCAGGCGTAGCGCTGGAGCGTGTGCTCGAACCGGCGGGTCAGCTCGTAGCCGCTGCCGGGGGCATCGTCGAGCAGGCCGAGCAAGGCGAACCGAAGGGACATGGCAACAGGTTATTGCATTCATTGACATGTAGGAAATTACATGTCATCTTCGGAGCATCAACGCCAGATCTGGGGAGTGACGATGACGACCACAACAACGACCGGGGTATTCAGCGCGGCAGTGCTGGCACCTGTGCCCGACGAGACCGAGGCGTACGACCTGCCGATCGTCGGCGCCCTGCCGCCCGATCTCACCGGCCGCTACCTGCGCAACGGCCCGAACCCGCTGCCCGGCGAGAATCCCGCGCACTGGTTCGGGGGCCACGGCATGTTGCATGGCATCCGGCTGGCCGACGGCCGGGCGGAGTGGTACCGCAATCGCTGGATCCGCACCGACCCGTTCAAGGGCAAGGTGACCGATCGGCGTTCGCATCGCGCGACCACGGCGAACACGCACATCATCGAGCACGGCGGCTGCCTGCTGGCCCTGGGCGAGGGCGGATTCCCTTATCAGGTTGACCGCGAGCTGGACACGGTCGGCCCGCATGACTTCGGCGGAAAGTTGCGCACGGCAATGACCGCGCATCCCAAGCAGGACCCGGTGACGGGTGAGCTGCACTTCTTCGGGTACGGCGCCACGCCTCCGTATGCGACGTACCACCGTGCGGACGCGTCCGGTCAACTCGTGCACAGCGCCGAGATCGAGATCGCCGGCCCGACGATGATGCACGACTTCGCGGTCGCCGAGAACCACGTGATCTGGCTCGACCTGCCGGTCACGTTCGACCACACCCTGATCGACCGCGGCATGCCGTACGCCTGGAACGAGCAGTACGGCGCACGCCTCGGGTTGATGCCGAAGAACGGGACGGAGGTGCGCTGGTTCGAGGTGGACCCGTGTTACGTCTTCCACGTCGGCAACGCCTCGGAACTACCCGACGGCCGGATCACCCTGGACGTCGTACGGTATGGCCGCGCCGGGTGGGACCACATGTGGAGCAGCATCGGCGGTCAGGTTCGCAACGGGCATGAGGTGGTGCTTTCGGCAGGGCGCGTCGGCGGCGCGACGTTGCATCGGTGGACACTCGACCCAGCGACCGGGGTTGTCGCGGATCAGCCGTTGGATGATCTCGAGGTGGAGTTCCCGACGCTCAACGAGGAGCGGCTCGGGCGGGCGAATCGCTTCCTGTACACGGTTTCGCAGCCGCTGGGCGCGGTGGTGAAGTTCGATACGAACTCGGGCCAGACGTCGGTGGCCGAGCTCGGGCGGGACCGGATTCCGGGCGAGGCGGTCTTCGTCCCGGCCGCGGATGCGCGGAACGAGGATGACGGCTGGCTGCTCACGGTTGTGGGCGATGAGACCGGCAGCGCCTCCGAGTTGGTCGTGCTCGATGCGTCGGATCTGGACAGCGGTCGGGTCGCCACGGTGCAACTAGCGCGGCGCGTGCCCGCCGGATTCCACGGCTCCTGGATCCCCGACCCAGCCAGCTGAGATCTATGCAGCGGGTCCTCGGCCGGACAGCATCCGGATCATCGCCGGCAGGACGGCGACCGAGACGTCCGGGTCGATGGCCCGCTGCACGCCGAGTCCGACGCCGAGGCTGAGCACGGCGGTGGCGCAGTCGGTGGCGGACATCGGCAGCTCGATCCCGAACTGGTCGGCATGCCGGCCGAGCAGCACGGCCACGGCGTCGCGGATCTCGCCGTTCCGGGCGGCCAGCTCCTGCCGGATGTGCTCGTCCTGCCGGGCCCGCGTCGCGAACTCGACCTCGAACACGGTCCAGGCCACATCGCCGATGGTCGCGTCAGCCCAATCCTGGAAGGCGGCGAGCATCTCCTCCAGCGTGGTCGTACCGGCAAGAGCCGAGGCCATCCGCATCGCCTGGTCCGCGCGGATCGCGTCAACGACGGCCAGGCAGAGCTCGTCCTTGTTGCGGAAATTCGAGTAGACCGCGCCCTTGGAGAAACCCGCCTCGTCCGCGACCTTCTCCAGCGAGGTGGCCGCATAACCGTCCCGCAGGAACAGCGCCGTCGCCGTACCAACGAGCTTCTCGCGGGTCGCCGCCTGGCTCTCCGCCCTGGTCATCCTGGCCATGGCTAGAACTCTAGTGGTTGTTTCACCTTCCGCAGGTATCCAAATACCGCTAGTCTCCGAAAGCATGAACGAGACACGGCAGTACGACGTTCTGGTGATCGGCGCCGGCGCCTCCGGGATCGGCGCCGCCATCCGGCTGAGGCAGGCGGGGCGCGACTTCGCCGTACTGGAGAAGGCGGACGACCTCGGCGGCACCTGGCGGGACAACTCGTATCCAGGCTGCGCTTGCGACGTACCGTCCGCGCTCTATTCGTATTCCTTCGCGCCCAATCCGGAATGGACCCGGGCCTTCGCCGCCCAGGCCGAGATCCAGGCGTATTTGCGCACGACCGCCGAGCGGTACGACGTACAGTCGCGGATTCGGTTCGGCGTCGAGTTGGAGCGTGCCGATTGGGACGAGTCGGCCGGACTTTGGCGACTGGAAACGACCGATGGGCCTTATGCCGCAAGGATCCTGATCTCGGGCACCGGGCCGTGGCACCAGCCGTTGATCCCGGAGATCGCCGGGTTGTCCGAATTCACCGGTGAGGTTTGGCATTCGTCGCGGTGGAATCACTCGTACGACCTGAAGGCCAAGCGTGTCGCCGTGATCGGGACGGGTGCTTCGGCGGTCCAGTTCGTACCGAAGATCCAGCCGTCGGTCGCGGAACTCCACTTGTTCCAGCGAACGGCGCAATGGGTGCTGCCCAAGCCCGACCACTACGTACCGCAGGCGGAACGCTGGTTGATGCGCTCCTTCCCGGCGGCCCAGCGCGCGCTGCGATCCGCGGAGTACGCCGGGATGGAGTTGCTCGGCCTGGGCTTCCGCCACCCTTGGCTCCTTCGCCAGGTGCAGCGAGTCGGACGACTCCACCTGCGCCGGGCGGTGCGCGATCCGCTGCGGCGCGCGGCGTTGATGCCCGACTACACGCTTGGCTGCAAGCGGCTTCTGCTCTCCAACGACTACTACCCAGCGGTTGCCGCCAGCAACGTTGTGGTTCATCCGGGCTTGAGGGTTGTCGATGGCAACAAGCTGGTCGATGCCGATGGCAATGAAACGGTCGTGGACGCGATCATTCTCGGTACTGGGTTCCACATCCTGGACTTGCCGATCGCGCACCGGGTGTACGACGCGGACGGGCAAAGTCTGGCGGAGCATTGGAAGGGCAGCCCGCAGGCCTATCTCGGCACCACGGTGAAGGGATTCCCGAACGCCTTTCTCCTCCTTGGCCCGAGTCTTGGCACGGGACATACGTCCGCTTTCATGATTCTCGAGGCGCAGTTGCGTTATGCGCTTGGTGGTGTCGAGGCGATCCTGCGCGGGGATTGGCATAGCGCCGAGATTCGTCCAGAGGCGCAGGACGCTTTCAACGCCGAGGTGCAGGAAGGATTGGCGGGGACCGTTTACGAGACAGGCGGTTGTGCCAGCTACTACCACGACGCGAATGGGCGGAACAGCTTCAGCTGGCCGTGGTCGACGGCCCGAATGCGTCGCAGAATAAGGGATTTCGACCCGGCCGACTATCTCGTGAGTGAAAAGGCGGGTGTGCGATGAGGTATCCACCGATCGAGTTGAGGCGCGCGGTCGTGATCGTCACCGGCGGCGGTCGCGGGATCGGCCGCGCCACCAGCCAGGCCTTCATCGAGGCGGGCGCCACGGTCTGCATCGGCGACCTCGACGTCGACCTCGCCCGGGAGGTCAGCCCGCACACATACCAGGTAGACGTCACCGATCGGACTTCGTTCGCGGCGTTCGTCGGCGAGGTGCTGGCCGAGTTCGGCCGGGTCGACGTACTCGTCAACAACGCGGGCGTGATGCCGCTCGGCGCGTTCCTGGACGAGCCAGACGCCCTCAGCCGCACAACTCTCGACGTGAACGTCTGGGGCCTGATCCACGGTATGCGCCTGGTCCTGCCCGGCATGATTGCCCGAGGCAACGGCCATATCGTCAACATCGCCTCGATGGCGGGCAAACTGCCACTGCCGGGGATGGCCGTCTACAACGCCAGCAAGTACGCCGCGGTGGGGCTGACCGCTGCGGTACGACGCGAGGTGCGCGCCTCGGGCGTGAGCGTGAGCGCGGTGCTGCCGAGCGCGGTCCGGACCGGGCTCGCGTCCGGCGTACCGGTTGGTGGTGCGCTGCCCACGGTCGATCCCGAGGACATCGCGGCCGCGGTCATCCGCAGCTGCCGCACCCGCCGAGCGGAAACGCCCGTGCCCGGTTATCTGGCCGGTTGGGACCTGCTCGCGGCCGTCACCCCCGAGCCGCTGATGAACCTCGGCCGCCGTCTCGTCCGGGACGACCGCGCCCTCACCTCGGTCGACGCGACCAGCCGTGCGGCGTACGAGGCGAGGGTCGCGAAACAGTCGCCATGAGGACAGCTGTGACCGCAATTCCTCGATAGCGGCCAGGTCGGCATCGAGGGCGGCCGGCCTCGAGCACCTTGATGGCGGCGGGGATATCGCCACGGGCGTCGCCTTGGCGGGCGGCGTTGAGCAGCACCCGGTCGAGCTGTCCCGCCGTCTCGGCCTGGTCGTCTTTCTCGGCCTGGCCCGGCGAGGTGATCCGGAGCCAGTTGCCTCCCGGGTCGACGACCGAGAACCCGCCGGTGGTGCCCTGTTTGCGGCGCGGCCGGGTCATCCGCGGCAACCCGCTGACCGGCAGCTTCCCGTACGCCGCGCGCAGGCCGGCCGCGAACTCGTCGTACAGGACAGCGATATCGGGCACCACCACGATCACGTTGCCGAGGGAAGTCTCGGGATCGAACTCGGGGATGCCAAAAAAGTGCAGGTCGAGCCCGCCACGCTGCAGGCACAGGTACGGATTCGGCCGGGCTTGGCGGTAGGTGACGGTGAAACCGAGGGCTTCGTAGAAGGGCACGATGTCGTCGAGGTGGCGGCAGGGCAGGATCGGAATCGTTCGCTCCACTGAACTCACCCAAACAGCGTACGCTGTCCGGAGTTTCTTCGCCCATGGTTTTCGGCTTGGCTCTGGATCACGAGTGGGGTTGCTGGCATCTTGGGACTGCCAACCGGGGTGGATGGCGCGGCTGTGGGGGAACACGGGCCGCTGAATCGAGCCGGCAGCGGCTCGGGGGGATGGTCGTGATGCGTCGTTTTGCCTTGTTCTGTTCGGGTTTGCTGGTTGCGGCGAGCATTTTGACAGTGCCGAGTACGGCCCACGCCGCGACGATCAACGTCACCACGACGGCCGATGTCGTCAATGGCGGTGACGGAGTGACGTCGTTGCGAGAGGCCGTCACCAGTGCGAACGCGGCAGGTGACGCGACCACGATCACGCTCGCGGCGGCCGCGACGTACGGGCTTGGATTGTGTGGCGCGACCGAGGACGGCAACGCCAACGGCGACCTCGACAGTACGTCGGCCCTGGCGCTGACGATCCAGGGCAATGGCTCGACGATCGACCAGAACTGTGCGGGCGAGCGCGTGCTGGAGACCCTTGACGACACCGGTTCGATCAGCCTGGTCGCGGTGACGTTGACGGGCGGCGATGAGACGGACGGCGCTGCCTTGAAGTATGCGAACGACGCCGCCGTCCTGAGCGGATCCGTTGCTACTGGCAACAATGCGGGTGGCGGACGAGTCCTGTCCGGGCCGGATATGGGCGGCAGTCTGCAACTCACCTCGTCGTCAGTGAGCGGCAACACGGGTACGGGTGTCTCGTTGTCCTTCGGCTCGGTGACGATCACCGGCAGCACGATCTCGACCAACACCGGCCGCGGCGTCAGCCTCACCGACGGCGCGCTGTCGGTCACCGGATCGACCGTCAGCGGGAACGGTGGGGATGGCCTGCGTACGACGGGACAGGGCTCGGGCCATTTCACGGTGGTCGGTACGACGGTGAGCGGTAACGCCGGCACGGGCGTGATCTGCTCCGCATGTGGCGATCTGACCGTGACGGATTCGGTTGTCACCGGCAACCACCCGGGCAGCAGCTCGGCGGGTGGTGGCATCCAGATCAGCTTCGACCAGGACGCGCCGACCGATCAGCCTGTCGTCACGATCACCACGTCGACCATCTCCGGCAACTCCCGGACCGGCGCCGGTGGTGGCGTCAGCGCCGAACTGCTGGAGAACACCGACAACCCGCCGCCCGCGCAGATCCTGATCAACCGGTCGACCATCACCGGGAACAGCGCGTCCGGCGTACCGGACAGTCAGGGCGGTGGCGTGTACGCCGAGACGGGCGAGGTGCGGATCGACAACTCCACCATCACGCAGAACTCGGCCGAGGCCGCGGGTGGCGGCGTCTACACGCTGGCGCATGACGTGTTCCTTCGGCACGCGACCATCACCGAGAACTCCGCGGGCGGCGTCGGCCGGAACGTCGCGACCAACGCGGCACTGCACACCTTCGCGTCGATCGTTGCCTTCGGCCCTGGTTTGAGTGGCGATTGCGGGATCGAGTTGCTGACGTACTCGGGTGGGTACAACCTGGCCGGGGACGACACCTGCTCGCTGGCCGGTACGGGTGATGTGAGTAATGCGGGCGATCCGTTGCTTGGCGCCTTGGCGAACAATGGCGGTCCGACGATGACGATGTTGCCGGAGGTGGCGAGTCAGGCCCGCGGGCTGGTTCCGGCGGCGGCTTGCACGGTGCTCACGATCGACCAGCGTGATACGGCGCGGCCGCAAGGTGCCGCGTGCGAGGCGGGGGCCGTTGAGGTGGCGGAGGCGCCACCCGCGCCGGCTTGTACGAAGACGGGCACGTCCGGGTCCGACCTGTTGATCGGAACGCCCGGGGCCGACGTACTGTGCGGGCTCGGCGGGGACGACGTACTGCTAGGTGCCCAGGGCAACGACATCCTGCTTGGTGGGGATGGGCGCGATCTGCTCATCGGCGGCAAGGGGCTGGACACGGTCGACGGTGGTCCGGGGCAGGATCTCTGCCCGAGTCCTGGTGATACGCGGATCAGTTGTTGACCGCTTTAACCTCGGCTTAGTGTTCGGTGGGTGTGGGCTTGAGGGGTGGAACGACATCGTCATGGGTGTCAGGAGATGAACGAAACAAGGAGAAGACCATGACGAAGCGCAGCAAGCTCGCCCTCACCGGAGTCACCGTGATCGCAGTGGCAGGCCTGACCCTGGGCCTCGCCACGCCCGCCCTCGCCCGGGCTCTGGATCCGGCCGACTCACCCACGCCGTCCGTCACCAGCACCACCTGGACGGATGACGACCATGCGGATCGGGACGACGACAACGGCGGCCGCGTCGATCGGGATGACCGGGACGAGGCCGGCGACGACCGGGACTCTCGCGATGACCGCGACGACCGGGACAACCGGGACGGTGTCGAGCGGGATGACGACAGCCCGGCCGAGCGGAAAGCCGAGGCTGCGGACGACCAGTGCGAGGCCAAGTACGGCGACGACGCCCGCGAATGCGCCGCCCTCGACGCCGCCGAAGAACGCCTCGACCGCTGACCCTCCTACCAAGTGCAGCCGGACGAGCCTCCTCAGCTCGCCCGGGCTGCTCTTCTTTAGAAAGGTGGTTCAGGGTGCGCCGAGGGTGAGGGTGATTTGGGCCCCGCCTAGGCGGGAGCGGGCGGCGGTGAGGGTGCCGCCGGAGGATTCGGCGGCTCGGCGGGCGATGTCCAGGCCGAGGCCGGTTGAGCCGGCGCCGCTTTCGCCGCGAGCCACGAGGTCCACGTCGGGAAGGCCCGGACCTCCGTCGCCGATGACCAGGCGGCAACCGCCGGTAGGCACGACCGTCACCGTGATCGCGATCGGCGCGCCTTCGGGCGTGTGGGCGAAGACGTTGCCCAGCAAGGCGTCGACGGCCGCGTCGAGTTCTGCCTTGGCCAGGCGTACGGCGATCGGCCCGGGCGGGAGGTCCACCGTCATCTCGCGATCCTGGTCGTCGGCCAGCACCTGCCAGAACGCCGCCCGCGCCCGGACCGCCGCAACCGCCTCGCACTGAACCGACACCTCGTCGTGCATCGGCAACCGAGCCGCCGCGATCACGTCGTCCACCACCCGGCGCAGTTCTTCAGCGGTGGCACCAAGAGCAGCACGCTCCTCGTCATCGCGCAGGGATCCCGCTTCCAAACGGAGGGCGGTGAGCGGGGTGCGGAGGCGGTGCGAGATATCCGCGACGCGCTCGCGTTCGGCCACCAGCAGCTCGCCGATCCTGGCCGCGAGGCGGTCGAGCGCACCACCGACTTCGCGGAGCTCGCGTGGGCCCGTCACGTCAGCTCGTGCGGAGAGGTCGCCTGCCTCCAGACGCGAGGCGGTCTCGGCGAGTCGCCGTACGGGCCCTAAGAGAGAGGTGGCCAAACGGTCCGCAACCAGGACGGCGACAACGAGTAGGACTAGCCCGAGCGCGGCCAGGATCAGCCAGACCTGCTGGACGCCTGCCGTCAGCTCCCCGGCCGGCACGAAGACGCGGATGACCGTCGCTCGAGGCTCGACGCCCGCGACTCCGATCAGCAATTCGAGGCCGCTGTCCGTTCTATAGGAGAAGGAGCGCGGTTGCTGGGCAAGCGTCACTCGCTCGGTCGCCGGGACCTGTGCCCCGAGGACGGAGCCGTCCGGCAGATAGAGGGAGACGGGCCGGTCCTCGGAGTCCGCGTTGATGGCCAGCATGGTCGTCTCCAGCTGTGCGCGCGGCGCGATACCGGTGATCGCGACGAGCGGCTCGACCTCCTGGCGGGCGGACGAGATCGCCCGATCGGCCGCGACCTGCCGGATCACCAGCGCGAGCGGCACCAGGAACGCGATCAGTACCAACGTGGTCGTCGCCGTCACCAGGACGAGGATCTGCCGTCTCACGGCGCGAGCAGTTTCACGCCGACACCGCGGACGGTGTGCAGATAGCGCGGCTGCTGCGCCGATTCGCCGAGCTTGCGCCGCAACCAGGACAGATGGACGTCGACGGTTTTGTCCGAACCGCCGTACGGCTGACGCCAGACCTCGGTCAGCAACTCCTTCTTGGTCACCACCTCGCCCGCCCGGGCCGCGAGGAACGCCAGCAGGTCGAACTCCTTCGGGGTCAGATCCACCGGTACGCCGCTCAGCTCGACCGTGCGGGCGCGGGACCGGATGACCAGGCCGCCTACCTCGACCGGGATCTCCGCCGCGTCACCATCGGCGGCTCGGCGTAATATCGCGCGGATCCGGGCGTCCAACTGGATCGCGCTGTACGGCTTGACCACGTAGTCGTCCGCTCCGGCGTCCAGTGCCGCCACCATCGACGGATCGTCGTCGCGGGCCGTCGCGACGATCACCGGCACCCGGCTGACCGCCCGCAACATCCGGAGCAACTCGCTGCCGTCGAGATCCGGCAGACCCAGATCGAGTACGACGAGATCGGGCCGGCCGTCGATCGCCTGTTGCAGACCCGCCATCGCGGTCGGCGCCGAACTCACGGCATGGCCGAGATCGGTCAGCGCCCGGAGCAGCGCCGTACGGATCCGGGCATCATCCTCGATCACCAGTAGCTGCGACACCCGCCCAACGTAACCGGGCGATCACCCGCGCGGGCGGCAATCTGCTGCGGCTTGGCCTTCTCTTAGCCTCGGCTTAGCCCGGCGCGCGGCAGACTGGCGGCCATGAGACGACCTCTGCTGCTGGTGGGCTTCTGGACGGTCGCCGTATTGGCCGCCACCGGGATCGGCCTGCTCGCGGTCTCGTTCGCGGGCCCCGGGCTGCCCGGTGCGGGCGCGAGCGGCGACGAACCGCTGACCGGGCCAGAGGTGAGCAAGGCCCTCGCGACCCGGACCACCCCCACAGCTGGTACGCCGGCCCCCTCGCAGGTGACAGGTAAGGCCGTCCCCTTCCGGCAGTTGGGCAATTACGTGCTGGCGTCCTGCGGCACGAACGGCCTGGCGTCCCTGCTGAACTTCACGCCCGCGGGTGGCTGGCAGGTCGACGACGACGTACAGCGCGGGCCTGCCGCCGAGGCCGAGGTGAAGTTCGAAGGGCCCGATTCGGATCTCAAGGTTCGGGTCCAGTGCCGGGCCGGCGCGCCCGTCTTCACACCCGAGGTCCAGCCCGACTGATCGGACGACTGAAGGCCGTTCCAGACCTGTAATCAGCCCTGAACGCAGAGTTATCCACAGGCGTGGGTAACTCTGATCCGCTGACGCGGCAGCTAGATCGGCTGAGGTGTCAGCCAACGCCGCGCGCACGCTTTGTGGCCGTTGTCACAGAGAGCCACGGCCGCGAAATGCCGAATGTGACCGGGGTCACACAAAATCGCTCTCTGCCCGCCTGAAGGCCGCTTAGACGCGCTCAGGACACCTGGTGTTCACCATCGGGCCCCAAGCCGGGAGAGGGCCGTTCAGAGGCTTTCGGAGTGGCTTCTGTGGATAGATGGGTTTGCGTCGTGACCGTTCTGTTATACAGTCGCTGACGGTTCGCCGAATTCGTCGAACTGCATGTGCGTCAACGCCGAGTCCTGTCAGGGCGCACATGTTCCCCTCAACAACTACTGACAGGAGTGGGGGACCCAGGAGGTTGGGTCCGAGACCAGATGGTCGGAGACCCTGGGGTGAAGTCGCGGGAGCGACCGGGCGAAGTTTTCCAGCCCGAACCCGACAGCTAACTCCGCAGGCGTCGGGAGACAACCATGCCCGTCACTGCCCGACGGACGTCGCTTTTGCGCGCCCAGAGTCCGATCAGTAGCGAGGCCAGCACCCGACCGACCGGTCGCGGACTGGCCAAGCACCGTAAGACCAAGCCCGCCGCAGCACCTCGCGCCGCAGCCGCCATGACCCTTTCGGTCGGCCTCGCGGTCAGCGGCGGAGCAGCTCTCAGCGTTGCCGGCACCCCGCAGACCGCGGACGCCGCCACCTCCTCCGCGGCCAAGACCCGCGGCAGCATGCCGATCAAGTCCAAGCCCGCTCTGCGCTACGGCGACTCCGGCAGCGCGGTCAAGTACGTGCAGTACCGTCTGCGCATCCCGATGACCAGCTGGTACGGCGCGAAGACCCGCACCGCGGTGAGCGACTTCCAGCGTGCGATCAAGCTGCCGCGTACCGGCACGATGAC
Encoded here:
- a CDS encoding carotenoid oxygenase family protein; translated protein: MSSSEHQRQIWGVTMTTTTTTGVFSAAVLAPVPDETEAYDLPIVGALPPDLTGRYLRNGPNPLPGENPAHWFGGHGMLHGIRLADGRAEWYRNRWIRTDPFKGKVTDRRSHRATTANTHIIEHGGCLLALGEGGFPYQVDRELDTVGPHDFGGKLRTAMTAHPKQDPVTGELHFFGYGATPPYATYHRADASGQLVHSAEIEIAGPTMMHDFAVAENHVIWLDLPVTFDHTLIDRGMPYAWNEQYGARLGLMPKNGTEVRWFEVDPCYVFHVGNASELPDGRITLDVVRYGRAGWDHMWSSIGGQVRNGHEVVLSAGRVGGATLHRWTLDPATGVVADQPLDDLEVEFPTLNEERLGRANRFLYTVSQPLGAVVKFDTNSGQTSVAELGRDRIPGEAVFVPAADARNEDDGWLLTVVGDETGSASELVVLDASDLDSGRVATVQLARRVPAGFHGSWIPDPAS
- a CDS encoding response regulator transcription factor, producing MSQLLVIEDDARIRTALLRALTDLGHAVSSAPTAMAGLQQAIDGRPDLVVLDLGLPDLDGSELLRMLRAVSRVPVIVATARDDDPSMVAALDAGADDYVVKPYSAIQLDARIRAILRRAADGDAAEIPVEVGGLVIRSRARTVELSGVPVDLTPKEFDLLAFLAARAGEVVTKKELLTEVWRQPYGGSDKTVDVHLSWLRRKLGESAQQPRYLHTVRGVGVKLLAP
- a CDS encoding right-handed parallel beta-helix repeat-containing protein, translating into MRRFALFCSGLLVAASILTVPSTAHAATINVTTTADVVNGGDGVTSLREAVTSANAAGDATTITLAAAATYGLGLCGATEDGNANGDLDSTSALALTIQGNGSTIDQNCAGERVLETLDDTGSISLVAVTLTGGDETDGAALKYANDAAVLSGSVATGNNAGGGRVLSGPDMGGSLQLTSSSVSGNTGTGVSLSFGSVTITGSTISTNTGRGVSLTDGALSVTGSTVSGNGGDGLRTTGQGSGHFTVVGTTVSGNAGTGVICSACGDLTVTDSVVTGNHPGSSSAGGGIQISFDQDAPTDQPVVTITTSTISGNSRTGAGGGVSAELLENTDNPPPAQILINRSTITGNSASGVPDSQGGGVYAETGEVRIDNSTITQNSAEAAGGGVYTLAHDVFLRHATITENSAGGVGRNVATNAALHTFASIVAFGPGLSGDCGIELLTYSGGYNLAGDDTCSLAGTGDVSNAGDPLLGALANNGGPTMTMLPEVASQARGLVPAAACTVLTIDQRDTARPQGAACEAGAVEVAEAPPAPACTKTGTSGSDLLIGTPGADVLCGLGGDDVLLGAQGNDILLGGDGRDLLIGGKGLDTVDGGPGQDLCPSPGDTRISC
- a CDS encoding flavin-containing monooxygenase, which codes for MNETRQYDVLVIGAGASGIGAAIRLRQAGRDFAVLEKADDLGGTWRDNSYPGCACDVPSALYSYSFAPNPEWTRAFAAQAEIQAYLRTTAERYDVQSRIRFGVELERADWDESAGLWRLETTDGPYAARILISGTGPWHQPLIPEIAGLSEFTGEVWHSSRWNHSYDLKAKRVAVIGTGASAVQFVPKIQPSVAELHLFQRTAQWVLPKPDHYVPQAERWLMRSFPAAQRALRSAEYAGMELLGLGFRHPWLLRQVQRVGRLHLRRAVRDPLRRAALMPDYTLGCKRLLLSNDYYPAVAASNVVVHPGLRVVDGNKLVDADGNETVVDAIILGTGFHILDLPIAHRVYDADGQSLAEHWKGSPQAYLGTTVKGFPNAFLLLGPSLGTGHTSAFMILEAQLRYALGGVEAILRGDWHSAEIRPEAQDAFNAEVQEGLAGTVYETGGCASYYHDANGRNSFSWPWSTARMRRRIRDFDPADYLVSEKAGVR
- a CDS encoding bleomycin resistance protein, with protein sequence MSSVERTIPILPCRHLDDIVPFYEALGFTVTYRQARPNPYLCLQRGGLDLHFFGIPEFDPETSLGNVIVVVPDIAVLYDEFAAGLRAAYGKLPVSGLPRMTRPRRKQGTTGGFSVVDPGGNWLRITSPGQAEKDDQAETAGQLDRVLLNAARQGDARGDIPAAIKVLEAGRPRCRPGRYRGIAVTAVLMATVSRPSPRTPHGWSRRPR
- a CDS encoding SDR family oxidoreductase → MRYPPIELRRAVVIVTGGGRGIGRATSQAFIEAGATVCIGDLDVDLAREVSPHTYQVDVTDRTSFAAFVGEVLAEFGRVDVLVNNAGVMPLGAFLDEPDALSRTTLDVNVWGLIHGMRLVLPGMIARGNGHIVNIASMAGKLPLPGMAVYNASKYAAVGLTAAVRREVRASGVSVSAVLPSAVRTGLASGVPVGGALPTVDPEDIAAAVIRSCRTRRAETPVPGYLAGWDLLAAVTPEPLMNLGRRLVRDDRALTSVDATSRAAYEARVAKQSP
- a CDS encoding PadR family transcriptional regulator; translated protein: MSLRFALLGLLDDAPGSGYELTRRFEHTLQRYAWHAKHSQIYPELTRLADDGLVAVVDEGARGRRTYAITEPGREELREWLRNPPVHKNVRNEEVLRMFLLSTLPAAEARVLLEQTAIEAERELAELTEVVRAQDARCGEEGLWFGRLAAEFGLRQHTATLDWARWALANLSA
- a CDS encoding HAMP domain-containing sensor histidine kinase → MRRQILVLVTATTTLVLIAFLVPLALVIRQVAADRAISSARQEVEPLVAITGIAPRAQLETTMLAINADSEDRPVSLYLPDGSVLGAQVPATERVTLAQQPRSFSYRTDSGLELLIGVAGVEPRATVIRVFVPAGELTAGVQQVWLILAALGLVLLVVAVLVADRLATSLLGPVRRLAETASRLEAGDLSARADVTGPRELREVGGALDRLAARIGELLVAERERVADISHRLRTPLTALRLEAGSLRDDEERAALGATAEELRRVVDDVIAAARLPMHDEVSVQCEAVAAVRARAAFWQVLADDQDREMTVDLPPGPIAVRLAKAELDAAVDALLGNVFAHTPEGAPIAITVTVVPTGGCRLVIGDGGPGLPDVDLVARGESGAGSTGLGLDIARRAAESSGGTLTAARSRLGGAQITLTLGAP
- a CDS encoding TetR/AcrR family transcriptional regulator — its product is MARMTRAESQAATREKLVGTATALFLRDGYAATSLEKVADEAGFSKGAVYSNFRNKDELCLAVVDAIRADQAMRMASALAGTTTLEEMLAAFQDWADATIGDVAWTVFEVEFATRARQDEHIRQELAARNGEIRDAVAVLLGRHADQFGIELPMSATDCATAVLSLGVGLGVQRAIDPDVSVAVLPAMIRMLSGRGPAA